The genomic stretch CTGATTTAGATTTCGGGTATACCTGAGTACCCGAAACATACCCTACCAGCCCCCTTGCAGGGTATGGTTAATCCTGCTTTCATACTCCCGAAAGCAATTTCAACCACACCCAAAGCAACATGAGTATCGAAAACAAATGGTGTTTTACGCATATTGCTGACCTTGTCCTTGTCGCCATACCAGTTATGGCTGTTTTGATACTCGGACTATTCATCGTTTCCTCAAAAGGAGTACAGGTGAACAACACCCATCTGAAGCGTGGACAATTCATAACCATGCCTCGCAACTGCTATCTCATAATCCCATAGGAGACATCATGAAAAAAGCTATTCGTATGCTGGCCGTTCTCGCGGTCACGGTCTGTATTTTTGCCCTTGCTGGTTGTTCTGACGAAGAGGTGGATTCCCTCACCCGCGTCAAAGACAAAGGTGAGATCAGCTTCGCCATGAGCGGTGGGTATCCGCCTTTCAACTTCTACAACGACAGTAATGAGCTGGTCGGTTTCGACGTGGATGTTGCCAGGGAAGTGGCAACCCGTATCGGCGTTGAACTCAAGCCAGTCACCACCGAGTGGAGTGGCATCATCGAAGGACTTCGCTCCGGCGCTTACGACGGCATTCTGGGTAGTATGGCCGTCACCGAACAACGCCTTGAAGTCGTCAACTTTTCCACGCCCTACTACTACTCTGGCGCACAGATGATCATCAAGAAAGGCAGCCCGTATACAGCCCCCGCCGACCTGAAAGGCAAGACCATCGGTGTCGTGACCGGTACCACCTTTGCCAAGGATGCTGAGAAGCTCGGCGCAGGCGACATCAAGCTGTACAAGGATGATACCCATACACTGACCGAACTGGATAGCGGCGTTGTTGATGGCGTCATCACCGACCGTGTTGTCGGCGTTAACGCCAAGAACAGCGGCAAGTTCGACATCAGCCTGCTGGGAATGCCGTTGCGCGGTGAAGACATTGCTGTTGCATTCCGCCAGGGCGACGACACCCTGCTTCAGGAAGTCAACAAGGTCCTCAATGCAATGCACGAAGACGGCACGCTTTCCGAGTTCAGCCGCAAGTGGCTCAACACAGACGTAACCGTCAAGTAACGAAACACCCTTTCATGGCGCGGCGTTTCATGGGGGAGGCGCCGCGCCATTCAATATTCTTTCACAGGACAGGAACATGTACTTTGATTATACGGTACTCGCCAAGTACCTACCTTATTTCCTTCCCGCAGCATGGATGACCATCAAGGTCACGACGCTGGGTATTATCCTGGGCCTCGGCCTGGGGCTTGGGACGTCGTTTCTCCGCATTTCGGAAAGACGACTGCTCAATTTACCAGCACGAGCATATATATACATCATTCGCGGTACACCGCTGCTGTTGCAGTTGCTCTTCATTTACTTCGGACTGCGCAGCGTGGCCGGTCTCGATGCTTTGACTTCGGCCGTTCTTGCGCTCGGTATCCACAACGGCGCATATATCGCTGAGATTTTCCGCGGCGCCATTGTTTCCATTTCCGAAGGACAGATGGAAGCAGCACGAAGCCTGGGTATGCCGTACCAACGCGCCATGCTTCGCATCGTGCTTCCGCAGGCGTTCAAACGGGCGATCCCTTCGCTGGGTAACCAGTTCATTATCGCACTGAAAGACTCGTCGCTCGCCAGCACCATCACCATCAACGAGTTGCTGCTGAAGTCCCAGCAATTGGCTTCTTCCAACTTCATGATGATGGAAATGCTGTTCATCGCCGCCCTTTTCTACCTGCTGTACACTGCAATATTCAGCAAAACCTTCCGCATGATCGAAGCCCGACTCGATGTGGACAACCAACCGGCATAATAATGAATCAAGATCCAGTTATTGAAATATCCGGCCTGAACAAGTGGTTTGGAGACAATCACGTTCTCAAAGGCATTGACCTTGATGTCGAGGACTCGGAAGTGCTCTGCGTCATCGGAGCCAGTGGCTCCGGAAAATCCACCCTGCTCCGTTGCGTCAACTACCTGGAGACCTTTCAGGAAGGCTCAGTCAAGATCAAGGGGTGGGAAGTCACCGGCGACGAGAAGCGCATCAACAAGCTGCGCGCCCGTGTCGGAATGGTATTCCAACACTTCAACCTCTTCCCGCACATGACAGTGCTCGGCAACGTCATCGAAGGGCCGACGCAAGTCCGAGGTATGAAGAAGAAAGATGCCAAGGACCTCGGCCGATTGTTCCTCGAGAAAGTCGGCCTGAGCGACAAGGAAGACGCCTACCCGAACCTGCTTTCAGGTGGACAGAAACAACGTGTAGCCATTGCCCGGGCATTGGCCATGGAGCCGGATGTCATGCTCTTTGACGAACCGACCTCCGCACTTGACCCGGAGTTGGTGGGCGAGGTGCTCACCGTCATGAAGGAACTTGCCGAAGACGGCATGACCATGATGATCGTAACCCACGAGATGGGGTTCGCCCGTGAAGTCGCGGATACCGTGGCTTTCATGGACGAGGGCGTGATCCTCGAAAAGGATGCGCCGTCGGCAATGTTTGATATGCCTGCCGAGCCCCGGACTCAGGAATTCCTGAGTCAGATACTCTAACCAAGGAGACCTTTTGCCAATATTCACGGAACACCAACAGGAAGTCGCGGAAACCCTTCGGGAAAGCGCGTCTAAATCGGACTGGACCAACTGGAAATGGCACATTCGCCATTCCATTAAAACTGTCGATGATTTCGAACGGGTGCTCGGCGTCACCTTCCCAGAGAAGAAGAAACGAATATTCGAGCAGACCGTGCGGAAGTTTCCCATGTCGGTGACCCCGTATTATCTGTCCCTGATCGATCCCGAGGATTACGAAAATGATCCCATTTTCCACCAATCCTTCCCCTCTGCCGAAGAGATGCGGATCGAACGTCACGACATGTCCGACCCTCTGCACGAGGATGAGGACAGTCCGGTACCGGGCATTACTCACCGGTACCCTGACAGGGTCCTGTTTCACATAAGCAACACCTGCTCCATGTACTGCCGCCACTGCACGCGCAAGCGCAAGGTGGGCGACACGGATTCCATCCCGACAATGGGAGACATGGAGGCAGGCCTGGAATACATTCGGAATACGCCACAGATTCGTGACGTGCTCCTGTCCGGCGGTGACCCGCTCATGCTCTCGGATGAAAAGCTGGACTGGATTCTGACCAAGGTTCGCGAAATTGAACATGTCGATGTCGTTCGTATCGGTACGCGCATGCCCGTGGTATTGCCCTACCGCATCACCGACGACCTTGTGAACATGCTCAAAAAGCACCATCCGGTCTGGATCAACACCCACTTCAATCACCCGAGGGAATTGACCGCCTCATCCCGCCGCGCTCTCCAGCGGATGGCTGACGCAGGTATCCCGCTGGGTAACCAGAGCGTACTGCTGGCCGGTGTTAACGACTGCCAGCGACTCATCAAGACTCTCAACCAGAAGCTGGTGAAAAACAGGGTTCGCCCCTACTACATTTACCAGTGTGACCTGTCCGAAGGGCTGACCCACTTCCGCACCCCCATCGGCAAGGGTATCGAAATCATCGAAAGTCTGCGTGGACACACCAGTGGATTTTCGGTTCCCACCTATGTGGTCGATGCACCTGGCGGCGGAGGTAAAATACCGGTCATGCCCAACTATATCGTTTCGTGGGGCACCAATAAAGTGGTTCTCAGAAACTACGAAGGTGTTATCACGACCTACAATGAACCGGCATCCTACGAGCCGAACTATTGTGACCGGGAATGCTCCTCGTGCAACCTCCAGCTCAAGGAGGAAGATGCCGAGGAAAAGGCTGTAGGTATCCAGAAGCTGTTGTCCGATTGGGACGACACCACCAGCCTGACCCCGGAAAACAAAGATCGCCTCGAAAGGAGAGGGGACGACGATGCAGCCTGATCAGGTCAAGAAAATTGACAACTCCATCGTGCAGCACGGTCCGGCAAACGACCGCGTCTACCTGATGAAGCTCAGTCATGACGACCTGCCCGATATCGTCGGAAAAGTGTACGATCTTGGCAGGCAGCATGGCTATACCAAGCTCTTTGCCAAGGTTTCGGCTGATGCTGCACCCCACTTCACCAAGTATGGGTTCGTGGACGAAGCCCGGGTTCCCAACATGTACAAGGGAGAATCCGCAGGCCTGTTCATGTGCAAATATCTGGATCAGGACCGATCGGTTCCGGGCAACATCACCCGCATCTCGGAAGTACTCAACTGTGCCGAGGGGCAGGACACCGTTCCTGCGCCCTCGGGCAGCGAAGTGCGAATCGAACGGCTTCGACTGGGCGATGTGGAAGCCCTGGCTGCTCTGTACGATACGGTCTTCGAGACATACCCGTTTCCCATGCACGACCCGAACTTTGTCCGCGAGTGCATGGAAGATGAGACCGTCTTCTTCGGCATTTACTCCGAAGACAAACTGGTAGCGGCTGCTTCCGCGGAAATGGATACCGACTGGCAGTGTGCCGAGATGACGGACTTCGCCACCCTGCCCGAGTATCGGGGCAATGGCGCTGCCACACATCTGCTGTATCACATGGAGGATGCGCTGGCCGATCTCGACATACACACGTTGTACACCATCGCCAGAGCGGAAAGCTTCGGGATGAACATCGTCTTCTCCCGATGCGGATACACCTTTGGCGGCACCCTGCACAACAACACACAAATTGCCGGGAAACTGGAGAGCATGAATGTCTGGCACAAGCAGATCGGAACTAGGTAAAGGACCACAGTTTCGCCTCGACTTCTACTATTCGACCTGGTGGAACTTACTGCTTATCACTGTCGGCACCCTGATTGTCACCATTGCCATCAAGGGAATAGCTGTACCTCACGGGTTCATTCCGGCTGGAGTTTTCGGCCTGGCGGCGCTGATCTACTATATGACGGATTGGCTGTCGCCAGGCTGGTTGAACTTTCTGTTCAACGCCCCTCTTTTCATCTTCGCATGGTTCAAGGTCAGTCGGCGATTCTTCCTGTACAGCCTATACAGCATCGCATCCACCACGGTATTCTATGAAATGATACCGGTGACGATACCGGTGCAAAACGAACTGTATGCAGCCATTGCCAGTGGTGTAATAACCGGTTTCGGAGCCGGTCTCGTGCTGCGTTCTCTGGGGTCCAACGGCGGTCTCGATGTGGTGGCAGTTTACCTTTATCAACGGTATAATATTGGCATCGGGCGTATCTACCTGATGTTCAATGCCCTGCTGTTCAGCTTCAGTTTGTACCGTCTGTCACCAGACCTTGTGATCGCATCTCTGATCATGGCCTTCATTACGTCGGTATTGGTGGAGCAGACGCTTTCCCTCTTCAACCAGAGGAAGGTCGTCTTCATCGTCTCCAACAAGGCGGACGAGATAAGCGATGACATTTTATACCAATTGCGGCAGAGCGCCACGTTTCTCAAGGGATTTGGGGCATACTCGCGGCAGGAACGTAATGTACTGATGACTGTGGTCAACAACCTGCAGCTCAAGAAGCTTGAAGAAATCACCTTCAATCACGATGAAAATGCGCTGTTCATAGTGGAAAACACGTTCTCGGTTATCGGTTCGAGTTTTTCCAGAAGAAAAATCTACTAGCCAGGCTGAGAGTTATGGCATCGCAGGAATAAATCCTTTAGAATGATGCAAAGAATCAAGGAGCCTGGAATATGAATGACGGACAGCTGAATAATCGATTGAAAGATGAAACACTGCTTGCAGAGATCGTCGCGAGTTTGCCTGTGGCCGAAGCCGATGATAATGCACCCTTCAGGCTCAAGGTAATGACCGAAGCTTTGAAATGGGCGCAAACTGCGCATGCGCAGGACATCACCCTGGCTCTGGGGCCCATGCCAAAAGCCTCGGATTCAGCCATTGTCCTGCGCGAACTGGAAAAGCGGGAGGACTACCGGGCATTTCAGCAGTGGTGGATCAACAATCTGGGCGAAAAGCCCATTGAGATTGAACGCTACATGGATTGGATCGAAGCAATCCGACTCCTGATTCGCAAAGTGGATGAGCAGTCCAAAGAGAATTAATCGAAACCGGCCCGTTAGCGGGTCGGTTTTTTTATACCCACTCCCCCTCCCCTGTCCCATACATCATGGGCAACATTCGCATTTTTTATTTAAGCAGCAAAAGTCCCAAGAGCTGTGGCTCCTTCCCTATAACCGCGTTTACGCAAATAGTAATCCATGCTATGAGCCGATGATTCATCTTTAAAAAGGGTTTCCGCATGAACGGATTGTTCCAATCTGCACTGGTGCTATGCATGATATGTCTTCTGACAGGGGTTTGTCCCCTTTCGGCACGGGCCGCAGAAGAACCCATTTTGATCGCATCCATCTTTGCCCATACGGGATTGGCATCCGAGGAAAATTCGCCCAACTATCTCATGGCGAGACTGGCTGCCAAGGCTGTCAACGAGCAGGGAGGTGTATTGGGACGACCAATCAAACTCATGGAAATAGATAACAAGAGCACGGCAATAGGCTCTTATCAGGCTGCCAGAAAGGCGGTGGAGATGAAAGTATCTGCTGTTGTGGGACCGTCCTGAAGTTCACATGCCATGATCATGGCCCCTGTTCTTCAAACCGCCGGTATTCCCATGGTGGGCGCTACGACGACTGCTCCACGCGTCACAGAGGTCGGCAACTATATTTTCCGGGCTTGCTATACCAATAGCACCCAGGCTGAAGCGCTGGCCCAGTTCGCAACAGACGATCTCTCGGCCCGAACAGCAGCCATTATGGTCATTGCAGGCGATGAATACAGCGAAGACCTTGCAGCGGTCTTCCAAAAAGCGTTTCGCGAATTGGGAGGCAGAGTTCTGTTGAAGGAATCCTACCTGCTCAGTTCCATGGATTTTTCGCAACAACTGGCAACGATAAGAGAAGCGGCCCCTGACCTTGTTTTCACTCCCGGATTTGCTCGGGATTCAGGGATGATATTGGTACAGGCCCGAAAAATGGGACTTGCCATGCCTTTTCTTGGCGGAGATGGATGGACAGCTCTTGAACAGTATCCGTACATCGGCGAGTTGAAGGGAGAAAACTATTACGTTTCCCATTGGCATCCGTCCGACGAATCTTCGGCAAGCAAGGCCTTTGTGGCTTACATCCAAAAAGAGCTCGGCCCGGCAGCCATGCAGCACATCGATGCAGGCAACCCTCTGGCATACGACGCCCTTTCGTTGATTGTCGACGCCATTCGACGGGCTGGTTCAAGTCATCCCGACGCCATCAGGGACGCTTTGGAGCAAACGGAGAACTTTCCCGGCGTGACCGGCAATATCACCTTCGGAGGACTCCGCAACCCAAGAAAATCAATCGTTATTTTGAGTATTTCTGGAAAGAAAAATCTCTTTGTAAAAAAGATATCGCCACGACAATGACCAGCTTATCTTCAAAGATCCAAAACACATTGCTGGCGACCATGCTCGCCATAACCGCTATTTTTCTGGCTATCGGCATCCCTATTCAGGTGACAATGACCCAGAACAGCACGGACCTTATCTGCTTTTCGCTGGATGCCATTGCCCGACGCGACAACGACAATCTGGCCAACGAACTCTTTGAAAACCGGAACGCCGCCATCACCCTGCGGCTCAACGAGATACTCCATACACACAAGGTATTGGGAGTGGCGCTGTACGATGAACAAGGGCATTTGCTGGAATTTGCCATCGATGGACTCACCCCCCCGGCCAGACTGGCGGAGCCAAAATATCCCCATGACCGCCACTACTGTCAGACTGCCGAAAACGGCCTGATTTTCGTCAAACCCATTCGAGCCATGGGATCGTCGCTGGGCTGGCTGTGGATTGCCTATGACATGAGCGCAATAAACCGCCAGATTGCCATCTACTATTTGTTTTTCGGCGGCCTGCTGTCCCTTTCAATCGGCTGCATGTTCGTCCTGGTCCGCTGGCGCACCAGAAAATTCATCATCGCTCCATTACAGGAGTTGGTATCCGTCATGGAGGACACTCGCGCCGGAGCATCACTCCCGCATGCAACGCTCACCAATCCGGCTGATGAAGTTGCCCGTCTGTACAAGACATTTAACGACATGTCTCAACGCCTCTATGCCTCCTATACGGAACTGAACCACAAAAACGCACAATTGCAGACAGTACTTGAAGAAAAGGAAAGAAAAGCACTGGAGCTTGAAGAGAGCGAGGCCCGCTTTCGAACGATTGTCAGCCAGGCACCCGTGGGGATTCTGCTATTCGACAATGAGGGCACCATCGTAGAAATCAATGAACATTTTGCCGACATAATGGGTGCTCCAGGCATGGAGCATATCCTTGGCATCAATATGATTCGGGATGTTCAGGACAAGGGCGTGGTTGAATGTGTCCGGGAGGCCATAGAAACCGGCAGCGCATTTTACGAAAACTACTACACCTCCATCAGCGGTC from Pseudodesulfovibrio profundus encodes the following:
- a CDS encoding ABC transporter substrate-binding protein, producing the protein MKKAIRMLAVLAVTVCIFALAGCSDEEVDSLTRVKDKGEISFAMSGGYPPFNFYNDSNELVGFDVDVAREVATRIGVELKPVTTEWSGIIEGLRSGAYDGILGSMAVTEQRLEVVNFSTPYYYSGAQMIIKKGSPYTAPADLKGKTIGVVTGTTFAKDAEKLGAGDIKLYKDDTHTLTELDSGVVDGVITDRVVGVNAKNSGKFDISLLGMPLRGEDIAVAFRQGDDTLLQEVNKVLNAMHEDGTLSEFSRKWLNTDVTVK
- a CDS encoding amino acid ABC transporter permease, which translates into the protein MYFDYTVLAKYLPYFLPAAWMTIKVTTLGIILGLGLGLGTSFLRISERRLLNLPARAYIYIIRGTPLLLQLLFIYFGLRSVAGLDALTSAVLALGIHNGAYIAEIFRGAIVSISEGQMEAARSLGMPYQRAMLRIVLPQAFKRAIPSLGNQFIIALKDSSLASTITINELLLKSQQLASSNFMMMEMLFIAALFYLLYTAIFSKTFRMIEARLDVDNQPA
- the kamA gene encoding lysine 2,3-aminomutase, whose amino-acid sequence is MPIFTEHQQEVAETLRESASKSDWTNWKWHIRHSIKTVDDFERVLGVTFPEKKKRIFEQTVRKFPMSVTPYYLSLIDPEDYENDPIFHQSFPSAEEMRIERHDMSDPLHEDEDSPVPGITHRYPDRVLFHISNTCSMYCRHCTRKRKVGDTDSIPTMGDMEAGLEYIRNTPQIRDVLLSGGDPLMLSDEKLDWILTKVREIEHVDVVRIGTRMPVVLPYRITDDLVNMLKKHHPVWINTHFNHPRELTASSRRALQRMADAGIPLGNQSVLLAGVNDCQRLIKTLNQKLVKNRVRPYYIYQCDLSEGLTHFRTPIGKGIEIIESLRGHTSGFSVPTYVVDAPGGGGKIPVMPNYIVSWGTNKVVLRNYEGVITTYNEPASYEPNYCDRECSSCNLQLKEEDAEEKAVGIQKLLSDWDDTTSLTPENKDRLERRGDDDAA
- the ablB gene encoding putative beta-lysine N-acetyltransferase; translation: MQPDQVKKIDNSIVQHGPANDRVYLMKLSHDDLPDIVGKVYDLGRQHGYTKLFAKVSADAAPHFTKYGFVDEARVPNMYKGESAGLFMCKYLDQDRSVPGNITRISEVLNCAEGQDTVPAPSGSEVRIERLRLGDVEALAALYDTVFETYPFPMHDPNFVRECMEDETVFFGIYSEDKLVAAASAEMDTDWQCAEMTDFATLPEYRGNGAATHLLYHMEDALADLDIHTLYTIARAESFGMNIVFSRCGYTFGGTLHNNTQIAGKLESMNVWHKQIGTR
- a CDS encoding sensor histidine kinase, whose translation is MTSLSSKIQNTLLATMLAITAIFLAIGIPIQVTMTQNSTDLICFSLDAIARRDNDNLANELFENRNAAITLRLNEILHTHKVLGVALYDEQGHLLEFAIDGLTPPARLAEPKYPHDRHYCQTAENGLIFVKPIRAMGSSLGWLWIAYDMSAINRQIAIYYLFFGGLLSLSIGCMFVLVRWRTRKFIIAPLQELVSVMEDTRAGASLPHATLTNPADEVARLYKTFNDMSQRLYASYTELNHKNAQLQTVLEEKERKALELEESEARFRTIVSQAPVGILLFDNEGTIVEINEHFADIMGAPGMEHILGINMIRDVQDKGVVECVREAIETGSAFYENYYTSISGRKTVYVRVNLLRINKDLLCGVFEDLTKQREMLKALTESEKSLASLNKSLEDTVQERTKELTRQTNDLKKANIRLKELDTLKTSFLSSVSHELRTPLTSILGFAKITLKQFKRHIHPFIVDSTSAMTKAEAIESNLTIIGREGERLSRLVNDVLDMARIESGRMPWNDALTSPTQVVENVISAASGDFQNSKISLKTDIQPAMPDIVIDPDKLFQVIRNLLHNAMKFTEEGSVTVTARNLVEEDVIEIRVQDTGAGIAPADIDSIFDKFHQIANTSDELAKPKGSGLGLSISRQIVEHYRGTIWVESTPGQGATFIVHLPVR
- a CDS encoding YitT family protein translates to MSGTSRSELGKGPQFRLDFYYSTWWNLLLITVGTLIVTIAIKGIAVPHGFIPAGVFGLAALIYYMTDWLSPGWLNFLFNAPLFIFAWFKVSRRFFLYSLYSIASTTVFYEMIPVTIPVQNELYAAIASGVITGFGAGLVLRSLGSNGGLDVVAVYLYQRYNIGIGRIYLMFNALLFSFSLYRLSPDLVIASLIMAFITSVLVEQTLSLFNQRKVVFIVSNKADEISDDILYQLRQSATFLKGFGAYSRQERNVLMTVVNNLQLKKLEEITFNHDENALFIVENTFSVIGSSFSRRKIY
- a CDS encoding amino acid ABC transporter ATP-binding protein, whose translation is MNQDPVIEISGLNKWFGDNHVLKGIDLDVEDSEVLCVIGASGSGKSTLLRCVNYLETFQEGSVKIKGWEVTGDEKRINKLRARVGMVFQHFNLFPHMTVLGNVIEGPTQVRGMKKKDAKDLGRLFLEKVGLSDKEDAYPNLLSGGQKQRVAIARALAMEPDVMLFDEPTSALDPELVGEVLTVMKELAEDGMTMMIVTHEMGFAREVADTVAFMDEGVILEKDAPSAMFDMPAEPRTQEFLSQIL